The Myxococcus guangdongensis genome contains a region encoding:
- a CDS encoding glutathione S-transferase family protein, which translates to MLTLYGFGRVNSKVVGLTRDLRALWALEELGVPYRVHGADHPAGELSSEEFRQRNPFAQVPVLDDEGFVLTESGAILLYLAEKTGRLIPADFQGRAQVMRWCFAALNSVEPPMFQLVMIDLLGAADPTGAQRRPGVVQYAERVLGAVEAWLGDRPYLAGEVFTVADILMVTVLREVRNSGVLEGFPKVSAYRERCEQRPAWQRTLDAYEQRLGAPAGSAR; encoded by the coding sequence ATGCTCACGCTCTATGGTTTTGGTCGCGTCAACTCGAAGGTGGTGGGGCTCACGCGAGACTTGCGTGCCCTGTGGGCACTCGAGGAACTCGGCGTTCCCTATCGGGTCCACGGTGCGGACCATCCCGCGGGGGAACTCTCGAGCGAGGAGTTCCGGCAGAGGAACCCGTTCGCCCAGGTGCCGGTGCTCGACGACGAGGGCTTCGTGCTCACCGAGTCGGGCGCCATCCTGCTGTACCTCGCGGAGAAGACGGGCCGGTTGATTCCCGCGGACTTCCAAGGCCGCGCCCAGGTGATGCGGTGGTGCTTCGCCGCGCTCAACAGCGTCGAGCCCCCGATGTTCCAGTTGGTGATGATCGACCTGCTCGGCGCCGCGGACCCCACTGGCGCGCAGCGACGTCCCGGGGTGGTCCAGTATGCCGAGCGCGTGCTGGGCGCGGTGGAGGCCTGGCTGGGGGACCGTCCGTATCTCGCGGGCGAGGTGTTCACCGTGGCCGACATCCTGATGGTCACCGTCCTGCGTGAGGTCCGCAACTCGGGCGTGCTGGAGGGCTTTCCGAAGGTCTCCGCCTATCGCGAGCGCTGTGAGCAACGGCCCGCCTGGCAGCGGACGCTGGATGCCTATGAGCAGCGTCTGGGCGCCCCGGCGGGCAGCGCGCGTTGA
- a CDS encoding zinc ribbon domain-containing protein YjdM, whose amino-acid sequence MSTLPPCPKCNSAYTYEDGSLYVCPECAHEWSAAAVAVEPGEAKREVRDAYGNLLQDGDSVTVIKDLKVKGSSTVVKVGTKVRSIRLVDGDHDIDCKIDGIGAMGLKSEFVKKA is encoded by the coding sequence ATGAGCACCTTGCCTCCCTGCCCGAAGTGCAACTCCGCCTATACGTACGAAGACGGGAGCCTCTACGTCTGCCCGGAGTGCGCCCATGAGTGGTCGGCCGCCGCCGTCGCCGTCGAGCCGGGGGAAGCGAAGCGCGAGGTGCGTGACGCCTACGGCAACCTGCTGCAGGACGGCGACAGCGTCACCGTCATCAAGGACCTGAAGGTCAAGGGCTCCTCGACGGTGGTCAAGGTCGGCACCAAGGTCCGGAGCATCCGCCTGGTCGATGGGGACCACGACATCGACTGCAAGATCGACGGCATCGGCGCGATGGGGCTCAAGTCGGAGTTCGTGAAGAAGGCATGA
- a CDS encoding putative quinol monooxygenase, which yields MTTQSQKAGNVHVGLLVRLEAKAGKEADVQRFLEGGLPLVQAEPATAQWFAIRLGPSSFGIFDTFADEAGRQAHLAGKVAAALMAQAPELLAQPPSIEKVDVLAVKL from the coding sequence ATGACGACGCAATCACAGAAGGCTGGGAACGTTCACGTGGGGCTGCTGGTCCGCCTGGAGGCGAAGGCGGGCAAGGAGGCCGACGTGCAGCGGTTCCTGGAGGGAGGGCTGCCCTTGGTCCAGGCGGAGCCGGCGACGGCGCAGTGGTTCGCGATTCGCCTCGGTCCGAGCTCCTTCGGCATCTTCGATACCTTCGCGGACGAAGCGGGTCGGCAGGCGCATCTCGCGGGCAAGGTCGCCGCGGCCCTGATGGCCCAGGCACCGGAGTTGCTCGCGCAGCCTCCGTCCATCGAGAAGGTGGATGTGCTCGCGGTGAAGCTCTGA